The DNA region CTATTACTGTATCTGTTTTTATATATTTTAGAGCTTCTTTTGCACATTCTTTTTTTAAATCGTCACCATTCAACTGTTTTTCCTCCTTAATCTAAAAATTCTATTTATATTCTATAATTCATAATAGTATAATATTATTTTTTCGTCAACACTTTTTATATGAAATTAAATTTCATATTCTATGATTTTTTTATATAAATTTATTTTTTAATTTATGTATATACTAAAAAACATTACTAAAAGCTATTGTAATTTACAACAATAATTTTTTAATAATGTCTTTAATTAACTTTCTGTTAATCTTTTTACTATGACCTTACAAATAAAATGTACATCAACGGGCCAACGTGCTGAGATAATTTGGTTATCTTCAACGCAAAAAGGATTAGTCAAGGATTTTCCCCTTATAAAATCCTTCTTATTTTTTAATACCCTAATTATTTCATCTTCTACATATTCAGGATATGTACGATAGTAGGTTCCAAGTTTCCAGAAGGTAGCGTAATATGCACCTCTCTCTAATATTTTTGGCAAAGCACTGATTTTATGGCCATATAAAATACTTTTGCCTGTTTTTGGATCAATTGTTCTTGCAAGTATAATAGGTCCATGACAAATAGCTCCTATTAATTTCTTTTGTTTATAAAAACTCAATACTTTTTCTCTTAATATTTCACTTTCTAAATACTGACGCATTTCCTTTGCATGTCCACCCGGTAAATAAATGCAGTCATAATCATTAACAGTAATATCTGAATATTGAATAGGTTTAAGAAATTCAGAGGCCTCATTAAGTTGTTCATAGGCGCTTATTGCTTCTGGTTTTGCTCCTAATTTACCAAAAATAACACCACTTAAAAGTAGCGGATCAGCTTTTCCTATTTTACCTGTCTCCGTACTAAAAGTAACTTGAAATCCATTTTCATAAAAATCCCTCCATGCTACAGCTACTTCTGTAGGACAGAAACCTTCATCTGGTATGGGAATCAAAATTTTTTTATTCATAATCTACACCCCCTTAGTTTTCACAAATGTAAAAATCTAAGTGTGATTTACAAGGCTTTTGTATATTTATAATCATATTTCTCCAATTCCAAGATTGAATCCTCTATCATTTTATAAGTAATTTCATAAGGTACATGAACTATATCTCCTGTTTGTGAGGCTTTATTGATTACTGGTTCCAGTTCCTCTTTTGTAACCTCCAGATCTGCAAGTCTTGTTGGTAAACCTACACTCCTGCAGAACTTGTACACTTTATCTAGTTCATCAAATTGTTTATCGCACAATAGCAATACCAATACGCCATAGGCAACAACTTCTCCATGTAAGTGATTTTTTTCAATCTGTTTTAATACTGTCATACCATAGTATATAGAATGAGCAAGACAGCTATTGTAATCATTAATAACAAGATTGGAAACAAGCCCTGTACTAATAATAATGTCAAGAGCAACCTGTTCTAATTCATAACTTGCAATATTTGCTTTGCAGTCCTCTAAAGCCTTTTTACCATTCTTCAACAAAGGCTCCGTACATATTTTACTAATTTGAACTCCTAATGCATTGAAATGCTCAAGTTCATCATTACGAGAGGAAAAAGTGCATTCATATTTTTTGCTTAAAGCATCACCAATACCTGCCCATAGAAATACTTTAGGTGCTTCTGCAATTATTTGGGTACATATAAAAGTGTGATTAGCTGGTTTATCTCTAAAATACAACTCTTTAAAAACACCTTTATTATCATACATAACACATACGGATGTACAAGGTGCACAGTTGGAAGCAATGGTAGGAAAGGTAAATATAGGTTTATTTAAATGATGCGCAAGCACTTTACAAGTATCTATCGCACGACCACCACCAACAGCAAATATCATATCTGCTTTATGTGCTAAAGGATTCTCTTTTAACATTTCAACATTTTCAAAAGAAGAGTCTCCGCCATACCAAATGAAATCCAGAATTTCAAGTGTGCTGTCTTTAACAGCAGTTTTTATCTTTTCCTTTGCTTTTTCCATAGCAGTTTTGCCACCAATAACAACTACAGTTTTACCGTAACTTGGACAGAGTTCCTTTATTTTATCATAAACATCTGTTCCTATACTGTAACTTGGTAAAAAAACACTATAACTCATATTAATCATCCCTCTATTATTTTTAATTAACTACTAATTTTTAATACTTTATTTGTAATAAAATTTGTTTTTCAGAAATTTAAAATTATTAATTTATCTTACTCACATAATTATTATAACTAATTCATATTTGTATTACAACTTAAGTGGGGCTGCCTCAAAAGGAATAAATATTCATTAAATTTGAGAACGTCCTCATTTATTTGTTAAAAATCAGATTTTAATAATTATTTTTAGTAGTAAAATAGTTAAGAAGCTGCTTCACAATGTATAGATATATTGTGAAACAGCCCCTCTTTTTTTAATAATTAATATTATCTTTATTTTCTTTAATAACTTCTATAAATGCATTAGCAATAGAAGGATCAAATTGAGTACCGCTGCATTTCTTTAATTCTCCCATTGCTTCGTCATAAGTTTTTACCTTTGAATATGGCCTGTTAGATGTCATGGCATCAAAACTATCCACAACTGTCAAAGCCCTGGCAAGATAGGGTATATTCTCTCCTTTTAGGTTTCCAGGATAACCCTTCCCATCATATCTTTCATGGTGATGTAATATTAGTGGAGAAATATTCTTCAGTGATTCAACAGGCTTTATAATTTCCACTCCATTTTCCGGGTGCTGCTTTAATATTTCCCATTGTTCTTTAGTCAATGGCATCTTTTTAATCAAAATTTCTTTTGAAATATTGATTTTACCAATATCATGCATATAAGCTCCATATATTAGTTTTTTCTTATCTTCCTCACTAAGTTTAAGTTTATCTGCAAGTAATCTGCTATAAATAACTACCCTTTCAACATGACCGTAAGTATATCTATCTTTTGCATTAATAACACTTATTAATGTCTTTATAGACGTAACAAGATCTATATGCCTATCTTCTATGTCCTCTTTTAACTCATCCAGTATAGAATGATAGGTTTCAACTCTGTTTTTATTAAAGAATTTAGCTCTATAAAGTGCATCATCTGCGCTCTTTATAAGTTCAACATCACTCTTAGCTTTATCAGGAAAAGTAGATATCCCTATTGAGGCAGTTAGCTTCCCTTTTGGCTGATTTTCTTCACCATCAAAATGAGTCTCCTCAATTTTACATCTTATATTTTCAGCTATTTTTATTCCATCCTCTTCTGAGGTATCAGGCAGTATAATAGCAAATTCCTCTCCACCATATCTTGCTGCAACATCCCCATCTCTCACATTGTTCTTTAACAATAATCCTATAATTTTAAGCACCTCATCACCCTTTTGATGTCCATATAAGTCATTATAATTTTTGAAATGATCTATATCTATAAATATCAACGAAATAGGCTTATTATCCTTTTCATATGATGTTACTTTCTCTCTTAAAGCCTCGTGAAAATACCTATGGTTGTACACTTCAGTAAGTCCATCTTCATTTGCCAGGCTTTCAAGTTTCTTGATATGGTCACTTTCAGTTTTTACATAGAACCCAAGAGGCCATGCTGTAAGTATAAAAACACCCGCCATTATCAAATCTTTTTCAAAATATATATTTTCACCTGAATAGGGACCATATACTAGGTCTACTATTAATACTATGATTGAAGAAATACAGGCAATTATTACTCCTTGCTTTATTCCAGATTGTATAGTCGTGGTTATTATAATAAATAAAAATAAAAATTTAAATTCACTTTTATGTGCACCTGTAAGAAATACAATAACAAAGAATATTAAAACAAATGAATAATTTTCAATTATCTGAATTCTAGCAACGTATTTTTCATTAAATTTCTTAGTGGTAGAAAATGCCCATATAGAGTAAACCAGAGTTAATACAAGTACTCCAAATAAGATTACATCTATTGTTAATGTATAATTAAAATTACTTATATTTATTTTATACTTATTAAAAATAAAGTTATAGAATCCCATACCTGAAAATAATAGCGAAGTTAATTTTACTACAGATACTATATCATTTATCTGCTTTCTTTTATTATCAATTTTATTCATACTTTCACTACCTTATATTAATCTAAAAATAGTAAGGCCGGTAAAACCGACCCCTCTTTACTCTTCTCTTAAGCATTTTGGTTCTTCTGGCTGATAAAAAAATATAAAGCATGCTGATGAAGCTACCACAGCAGCAACTACAGTTGCAACAGAAGCAAGCAAAGTTAATAATCTTTTTTTCATTTTAATTACCTCCTTTTTTAATTATTAATATATGATTTGAAAAAGCATCGATTTTATTCATTGTGCTATGTCCAACTCTAGTAAGAGTAAATATCTGCCAAGCTGTACCTCCATATATGCATAGAGAATAAATCAAAAACCTCGTATCTCTGAAGAAAATATAGATAGCAACATTAATCACAACAATTATCATGTAAGTACTTAAAACAAAAGCAGACCATTTTTTCATCCTGATTTTTTTTTCCTTTGTTTTTATTGGTTTTGCTGGACTGTCTATCGGAGCTAATTTATAAATTAAATAATAAGACCATACAAAAATCACAATGCCTAGAAATAACAATAATTTAAGATTAATTACAGAACCAAATAAATATAATAACAGCAATGCTTGTCCAATACAAATAATAGTACCTATAGTAGCACATTTACCTGGGGAACTTGCATGAGCACCACCAGAATATTTTCTCAGTATGCTCCCCGAAAAGCAAACAATAAGTGCCTCTATTGTAACATGAAACATGAGACCAAAAATAATAACAAGAATTATAGATAGAGCTATATGAATTAAAGCAAACATCCCATAGGCAATTATCTCTCTACTATTATTATCAAGCTTTAATTCTGCTGCAACTTTATTAGCAATATTATTCGTTAACTTTTCCATATGAAATATATTTCAACTCTTTTCTTTTACATAATCTAATATAATACACTATTACTATACAACCAAAAATCAGCAATGATGGGCTATTATATAATATTTTTAATATTTGATCTCTAAAAAGAAAATTTAAATCTTTTCCCAATATAAACTGAAGAAAAAAAATATTTACTAATTCACATATAAACTCAAGAAGCATTATGACAATACATACTTTGATAGATTGAATAACAGGAAATCCATTTGCAAAAATTGCCAATGTAATAAAAACAATTAGGTTTAGCATAGAATCTGCTCCATTTTCAATTGGAAGAAGTCTAATAAGATATACAATAACAGATAGTAATATAACGGAAATTAAGTATCTGTTTAATTGAATCTTATTTTTTGTAAAGGCATAAGCTGCTAAAAATAATAATAATCCCTCAGGAATTCCTCTCATTATAAATTCTAAGAATGATACTTTTAACATATTCTTCTTCTCCTCAGTAAATCGTTAAAATCTTATTTTTTAAGACCAATATAAAATGTATTTTTAGGAACTTAGTTTTTAATTTTATTAATGCTCTTTATGGTATTAAAAATAATTATAAAAGTAAAAAGTCTTATAAATATGTCTCCAATACTTAAAATACTGTATCCTAAATCAATAGTATCAGTTAAAAATTTTAGTTTACTGGCTTCATTTCCCAGAACATGTATATCCTTAACTTTTATGAAGACATCCGGTTTAACATAACCGGTTAAATATGATAATGTTGGAAACACAGGCATTTTACCACCATTAGCTGAAATTGCTATCTTATTTAGTATAGTGCCTGTAATAATGCAAGCTGACCCTATAATGGCGCTGAAATATTGTTTATATTTAATAATTAAAATTAAAAATGTACAGATATAAATGGGTTCTAATATACCAGCAAATTTTATAAAATTATAATTTTCAAAGAACACTGTCATATTTAAAAAAATATATATAACCATAAATGCTAATACAGGATATACTTCCCAAGACATAAAAAATGGTTTCAGCTTGTACCCTCTTATTTTTGCCGCCAACATAGCTATGAGTATAGTTTCTAGCATAATACATGTCCCTCAATCTTTTGTCATATTCTTAATATTGATAGTTTATTTTTATTAAATAATTTCATGTATAATTATAAGATTATGAACTTGTTATTTTCGCTCTAATTAGCTATATTATAACAGTATTTTTTATTAAATGCTATTTCTTTTTTATTTTATAATACTCATTAGTGATTAATTTACTTTGATTTAACACTAGATTAAAAATTTCACATAGAAATTGCTGTTTAAATTGCTAAATTATCCAAAAATCATGCTAATATGTATGTTAGAAATTATTATTAAACTTTTGCTTACGTCAAGCAAATATTCTCAGAAATCTTTATTTTTAATGTTATAGTACAATTGACCTTGTATAATTCTAGCTTGAAAACCGTATTGAATTTTTTTAATGAATATTACAGTTTCTTTAATTCTGCTACTTCTTCCTCTGTAAGATTACGCCAGTTACCCATATCTATACCATCAATTTTTATATTAATAATTCGAATACGTTCTAGTTGCACAACTGTATATCCAAAAACCTTACTCATTCTTCTAATTTGTTTATTCAGTCCCTGTGTGAGAATAATACGAAAAGTATCTCCTTTAACTCTGCTCACTTTGCAAGGTCTTGTCTTAACCCCACAAATTTTCACTCCTTCAGACATTACTTTCATGAAAAAATCATCAAAGGGCTTATTAACAGTTACTATGTATTCTTTCTCATGTTTATTTTCTGACTCCAAAATTTTATTGGCTAGCTTCCCATCATTTGTCATTAATATTAACCCTTGAGATGCTTTATCTAATCTGCCAACAGGGAAAATATATTCTGGATAATTCATAAAATTAATTATATTGCTTTCTACTTCCTTTGCTGCCGTACAGGTAATTCCCACCGGTTTATTTAATGCAATATAAATTTTATCTTTCATAGGAATAGGCTTATTATCAATGAGGATAATATCCTTCTCCTCTACCCATTGCCCCAGTTCACAAAGTCGCCCATTTACAGTTATTCTATTTTTCTCAATAAGTCTATTGGCTTCTCTCCTTGAACAAAAACCAAAATTACTAAGAAGTTTATTAATTCTCATTTTAAAATATTATCCTTTCATTTCTATCTACGAATTATAAAACTTATTATATCTTAAACATATTACAAGAGGATTTAGTATTGCAATGTTCAATCTAATGCATGAAACTCTGTTTATCGCCTCAACTAACGTACATACAAAACCATAAATTAGTTTACACTATAACCACCTAGTTTAAAAGGTCATGATATTTTGTCTCCAGAAGAAAAAGCATATATTGCTGGAATAATAGATGGTGAATGTACATTTTTTAATAATTAACAGTTTTCATATGCTAAAAAACCCACATTAAAATCACTTTTAATGTGGGTTTATCTTCATTGGTGGAGGCGAGGGGTATCGAACCCCTGTCCGAAAATAGTAATATCTAAGCATCTCCGAGTGCAGTCTCCCTTTTAACATTCCCTCCATCAGACGCCAAGAGACAGGCTTCCGACTTTAGTAGCTTCATAAATCCCGTTTCTAGGTCAAAGCTTTCCTAGACTCGTTTCCCCACTGTCGACGCCCATCCTTAAGCCGTGGGACTCAAAAGGCGGACGTAGCAGACTACGCTGCTAAAGCTAAATTATCGTTTTTAGCGTTTATATTTAATCCCATAGTTTTTTGACGCGGGTCCACAGGTTCCCTCGACTCGCTTCCTAGGTACAACGTATCCCCGTCGAAACCAAGTACGCCCCCTTGTCATATTACCTTCATAAATATGAAAGTATTTATTGTAAAATACTAACCACTCAGTGGAACTAATATTTCACATTGCAACAAAGGTCATACGCAAAACAATAGCTTTCACAAATATATTAAATTTTTATTTGTTTATCAATTACTGTAACTACATATTACACTATGTGCACAAGTTAATCAAGTATTATTTTTAAGTAAAATTTGTAAATTTTTTCTACTGTTTCATTCTTTCCTTCATTTGTCTGTCAATTTCTCTTTTTGCAGCTTTTTCTAACATAGCATCTCTTTTATCATAATCCTTTTTACCTTTAGCTACAGAAAGCTGTACCTTAACTCTGCCATTTTTAAGATATAAAGATAGGGGAACTAAGGTATATCCTTTTTGTGAAGTATATGCCTCAAGTTTTCCTATTTCTTCTTTATGCAAAAGAAGTTTTCTCTTTCTAAGAGGATCTCTATTAAATATATTTCCCTGTTCATAGGGACTTATATGTACATTACACATAAATACTTCCCCATTATTTATTTCTGCATAACTATCCTTAAGATTAGCTTTGCCTAGTCTTATAGATTTTACTTCTGTACCTACAAGTTCTACTCCACATTCCATGGATTCTTCTATGAAATAATCATGTCTAGCTTTTCTATTTTCAGCTAATGTCTTATTAGTCTTACTCTGTTTAGCCATAAAAACACCTACTTTAGTTTATTGCAGTAATTTATTATACTGCAAATATTCATATACGTCAATTTTAAATTTCTATATTATTCCATTTTATCTTCAATTAACAATTAAAGTTATTCACATTATTTTATTCCTCTTCATCACTTATTTCAGGTTTATACACATTACCTATATCTTTCACTGCTCTTGGAAGATGAATTTCTTCTATTTTCTCTTTTGAATCTAAATCTTCATTTTCTTCTAGTTTTTCTTCCGTTAGATTATTATCTCTAGCTTCATCTTCCTTTTCCTTAGGAATCTTAAAATAAATTTCATGAGAAGCTAAATCAACCTTTTGCACCTCTATTCTCACTTCATCTCCAAGTCTATATATTTTTTTAGTTCTTTCGCCAATAAGACTTAAATGTTTTTCATCGTATATATAGTAATCATCACTTAAATCACTTATATGCACTAGTCCTTCAATAGTATTAGGAAGTTCTACAAATATTCCAAAATTCGTTACAGAAGATATTATACCATCATATTCTTCACCAATCTTATCCTTCATGTATTCAGCCTTTTTAAGATCATCTACTTCTCTTTCCGCTTCCTGGGCTACTCGTTCCATATCTGAAGACTGTACAGAGGCATAGTCAACAATTCCAACTAATTTTTTTGATCTTTCCCCATCTATTTTTCCATGTAGAAACTCCTTTATTATTCTATGTATCATAAGATCAGGATATCTTCTTATAGGTGAGGTGAAGTGGCAGTAATATTTAGCAGCAAGCCCAAAATGCCCTACACATTCAGGAGAATACCTTGCTTGCTTCAGGGATCTTAATAATAATGTACTTACTACGGCTTCTTCCTTTTTCCCCTTTACTTCCTCAATAATTTTTTGCAATTCCTTTGGATGAACTTTACTTCCCCATTTAACTACATAGCCAAGATTATGGGCAAATTCATTAAAATGCTCCAGCTTTTCTGTGTCTGGATCTTCATGAATTCTGTAAACAAAGGGAAGATTAGTCCAAAACATATGCTCTGCTATAGTTTCATTGCATACCAACATAAATTCTTCTATTACCCTATTTGCTACGGCCCTTTCGTAGGGCTTTATATCAATTGGTTTTCCCTGTTCATTTAATATAATTTTACTTTCTTGAAAGTCGAAGTCTATGGCTCCTCTATTCATTCTCCTTTTGTACAGAATATCGCATAGTTCACCCATAGCTATAAAGTCTTCATATAAATAATCATATTTTTTTATAGTTTCCGTATCTTTATCTCTAAGTATCTTAGTTACATCTGTATAAGTCATTCTCTCATTTGTTTTTATTATACTTTCAAATACATCGTGATTAACCACTTCACCACTTTTATCTATTTCCATAAAACAACTAAGTGCCAATCTATCTACTTTAGGGTTTAAACTGCATATGCCATTAGAAAGTTTCTTTGGGAGCATAGGTATAACTCTATCTATGAGATAAACGGAGGTTCCTCTTAAAATAGCCTCTTTATCTAGTGGATTCTTTTCTCTAACATAGTTAGAAACGTCCGCAATATGAACACCCAGATAATAGTTGCCATTATCTAATTTTTGTATAGATACGGCATCATCCAAATCCTTTGCATCTTCTCCATCTATAGTAACCATTTTAATATCTCTTATATCTTTTCTATTTTTATACTCTTCTTTTGGTATAGTATCTGGTATATTTTCTGCAAATTTTAATACATTATCAGGAAATTCCTCTGGAAGCTTGTGCTTTTTTATAATAGTCAGTATGTCTACTCCCTTATCCTCTTTTTTACCTAATATTTCAACTATTTTACCTTCTGGATTTCTTCTCTTTTCTGGCCATTCTATTACTTCTGCAATAACTACATCTCCTGTTTGGGCTTTTCCCTTAACACTCTTAGGTATAAATACATCCTGGTGTATTCTAACATCATCAGGAACTACAAAGCCAAAATTTTTACTATCTTCATATACTCCTATTATGGTCTTATTAGCTCTTTCCAATATTCTTATTATTTCACCTTCACATTTTTTCCCACCATTTTCTTCTCTTGTTATCTTAGCTACTACTCTATCTCCATTCATAGCTCCATTCATAAAAGAACTGGGTATAAAAATATCCGGTCTTTCCAGTTCACATATTACAAAACCAAACCCCTTGGCATTTCCTTGAAGTTTACCTACTACAAGTCCCATTCTCTCTGGTATACCATAATGTTTTGTCCTATTTTTAACAATAAGTCCTTCTTGCTCCATATCATTTAAAAGCTTCTTAAAATTATTTGTTTCTGATTTTCTGATATCAAATATTCTTGAAAGCTCTAATATATCCATAGGCTTATATGCTTGTTCTCGCATAAATGGCACTATCATTTCTCTTAAATTCATAATTTCAACTCCATTCAAAATAATATATATCTTAATTTTTAACTATTAAAGATATAATATTCATAAATAATTATATTTTTAGACCTAATTAGTAAATTTTATAAAATTAATTTCTATAATAAAAAAGGTATAATTCTAAGTACTAATAGAATTATACCTCACTTAATCTTATTTTTGTATAAATCTTGGTAAATTTTGTGCAATAACCGAAAGTGCAAATATTACGGAAAAAACAATAGTTACTCTAGCAAGCATAGATTCACGAGTCTTAGATTTATTTCTTGAAAAAAATGTATCTGTGGTTCCAGAAACAAAATTAGTAAATCCATCCATTTTACTAGGTTGCATTAGAATAGAAACTATAACAACAATAGCTGCTATCACCTGAATAATTATTAATAAATTGTGCACAAGTAAAACCTCCTATAGGCAATTTAAACATCTAAAAAATAACACTATACTACCCACTTATTATCTTTAAAAAACAGCTTAATCTGTTATATGTAAAAACAAATTTTACTATGATTATTTATATTTAATTTTAGGCATTATGTTCAACATTATTCATTTTAGCATATTTAATTAATTATTACAATATAAAGAACCACTTGATGAATTAATTCATCAAGTGGTTCCCTATATATAACCTAGGTCATCTTCAAATAAATAGCCAAGATGTCTAAGGCATCTGAAAATAAATAACAATTCAAAGATGCGACGTATATTTTGAAGATGTCTAATTTAAATTTAGCTTAAAATTACTATCTCTTTAAATTGTAGAATGCATCAAGGCCTCTGTATTCTCCGATTTCGCCAAGTTCTTCTTCAATTCTTAAAAGTTGATTGTATTTTGCAACTCTTTCTGTTCTTGCTGGTGCACCAGTTTTAATTTGTCCTGCATTAACTGCCACAACTAAATCAGCTATAGTTGTATCTTCTGTTTCTCCTGATCTATGAGAAACAACAGCAGTATAACCTGCTCTTTCAGCTCTTTCTATAGTATTTAAAGTTTCAGTTAATGTTCCGATTTGGTTTAATTTAATTAAAACTGAATTTGCAACTCCTTTTTCAATTCCAGTTTTTAATCTAGCAGTATTAGTTACAAATAGGTCATCTCCAACAAGTTGAATTTTACTGCCAAGTCTGTCAGTAAGCTGCTTCCAACCTTCCCAATCATCTTCTGCCAAACCATCCTCTATGGAGATTATTGGATACTTATTTACTAAGTTTTCATAGTAATCTACCATTTCTGATGCTGATAGAACTTTGCCTTCTCCTGCAAGATTATATTTACCATCTTCATAGAATTCTGAGGATGCTGGATCAAGTGCAATATACACATCTTTTCCCGGTTCATATCCTGCTGTTTTTATAGCCTCAATTATAACTTGAATGGCTTCTTCATTACTCTTTAAATTTGGAGCAAAACCACCTTCATCACCTACAGCAGTTTCAAGGCCTTTAGCTTTAAGATTACCCTTTAATGCATGGTAAACTTCTGCACCTATTCTAAGTGCTTCACTAAAGCTTTTAGCTCCTGCTGGCTGAATCATAAATTCCTGAAGATCTACATTGTTATCTGCGTGTTTACCACCATTTAATATGTTCATCATAGGTACAGGTAAAACTTTTGCATTTACTCCCCCTATATATGAATATAAACTTACTCCAAGATATGCTGCTGCCGCTCTTGCTACTGCCAGAGAAACACCAAGAGTTGCATTAGCGCCAAGTTTTGCCTTATTATCTGTTCCATCTAATTTAAGTAAAGCATTATCGATTGCCACTTGATCAAAAACACTTCTTCCTATAAGTTCTGGAGCAATAATACTATTAACATTGTCAACTGCCTTCAATACACCCTTACCATTATATACATTTTTATCATCATCTCTAAGCTCAACTGCTTCAAAAATTCCTGTAGAAGCACCTGAAGGAACTGCTGCTCTTCCTATAGTTCCATCCTCCAAAGTAATTTCTACTTCCACTGTAGGAGTAGCCCTCGAATCCAAAATTTGTCTAGCATAGACATCTACGATTTCAACTTCAAAACTCATAATAAATTCCTCCCATAAAAAATTATTTATTAATAAACTATATTAATCATAATGACCATAAAAATTAAATATAGTATTATTCAAACCCTTAGAATTAAATTTTAATCCTTGCATTTTATTCTAATAAATATTACCCAAACAATACCATCAATAGTGTAACCTTTTTGTTATTTTTTTATTAAGCTTTTTCCAGTCATTTCAGCTGGTGCTTCAAGTCCCATAACCTCAAGCATTGTAGGTGCTATATCTGCCAATACTCCATCATCTCTAAGTTCCTTTGAATCATTGCTTACATATACAAATGGTACAGGATCAGTTGTATGTGCTGTCATTGGCTTTCCTGTAGAATAATCCAACATTTGCTCTGCATTACCATGGTCAGCTGTAATAAATACAGTACCATCTTTCTCTAGTATCTTATCCACAACTTTGCCTAAACATACATCTACAGCTTCTATTGCTGCCTTAGCTGCTTCAAACACACCAGTATGTCCCACCATATCAGGATTGGCAAAATTTAATATAATCATATCATATTGATCTGAATCCAATCTCTTTAATAATTCATCTGTAACTTCATAAGCGCTCATTTCTGGCTTAAGATCATAAGTTGCTACCTTTGGAGAAGATATTAATGCTCTATCCTCATCCTTATTTGGTTCTTCAACTCCACCATTAAAGAAGAAGGTTACATGAGCATATTTTTCAGTTTCAGCAATTCTCAACTGCTTTTTACCAAGCTTACTTACATATTCTCCTAAAGTATTAGTAAGATGCTCTGGTT from Clostridium pasteurianum BC1 includes:
- the rnr gene encoding ribonuclease R, yielding MNLREMIVPFMREQAYKPMDILELSRIFDIRKSETNNFKKLLNDMEQEGLIVKNRTKHYGIPERMGLVVGKLQGNAKGFGFVICELERPDIFIPSSFMNGAMNGDRVVAKITREENGGKKCEGEIIRILERANKTIIGVYEDSKNFGFVVPDDVRIHQDVFIPKSVKGKAQTGDVVIAEVIEWPEKRRNPEGKIVEILGKKEDKGVDILTIIKKHKLPEEFPDNVLKFAENIPDTIPKEEYKNRKDIRDIKMVTIDGEDAKDLDDAVSIQKLDNGNYYLGVHIADVSNYVREKNPLDKEAILRGTSVYLIDRVIPMLPKKLSNGICSLNPKVDRLALSCFMEIDKSGEVVNHDVFESIIKTNERMTYTDVTKILRDKDTETIKKYDYLYEDFIAMGELCDILYKRRMNRGAIDFDFQESKIILNEQGKPIDIKPYERAVANRVIEEFMLVCNETIAEHMFWTNLPFVYRIHEDPDTEKLEHFNEFAHNLGYVVKWGSKVHPKELQKIIEEVKGKKEEAVVSTLLLRSLKQARYSPECVGHFGLAAKYYCHFTSPIRRYPDLMIHRIIKEFLHGKIDGERSKKLVGIVDYASVQSSDMERVAQEAEREVDDLKKAEYMKDKIGEEYDGIISSVTNFGIFVELPNTIEGLVHISDLSDDYYIYDEKHLSLIGERTKKIYRLGDEVRIEVQKVDLASHEIYFKIPKEKEDEARDNNLTEEKLEENEDLDSKEKIEEIHLPRAVKDIGNVYKPEISDEEE
- the secG gene encoding preprotein translocase subunit SecG, whose product is MHNLLIIIQVIAAIVVIVSILMQPSKMDGFTNFVSGTTDTFFSRNKSKTRESMLARVTIVFSVIFALSVIAQNLPRFIQK
- the smpB gene encoding SsrA-binding protein SmpB produces the protein MAKQSKTNKTLAENRKARHDYFIEESMECGVELVGTEVKSIRLGKANLKDSYAEINNGEVFMCNVHISPYEQGNIFNRDPLRKRKLLLHKEEIGKLEAYTSQKGYTLVPLSLYLKNGRVKVQLSVAKGKKDYDKRDAMLEKAAKREIDRQMKERMKQ
- the eno gene encoding phosphopyruvate hydratase encodes the protein MSFEVEIVDVYARQILDSRATPTVEVEITLEDGTIGRAAVPSGASTGIFEAVELRDDDKNVYNGKGVLKAVDNVNSIIAPELIGRSVFDQVAIDNALLKLDGTDNKAKLGANATLGVSLAVARAAAAYLGVSLYSYIGGVNAKVLPVPMMNILNGGKHADNNVDLQEFMIQPAGAKSFSEALRIGAEVYHALKGNLKAKGLETAVGDEGGFAPNLKSNEEAIQVIIEAIKTAGYEPGKDVYIALDPASSEFYEDGKYNLAGEGKVLSASEMVDYYENLVNKYPIISIEDGLAEDDWEGWKQLTDRLGSKIQLVGDDLFVTNTARLKTGIEKGVANSVLIKLNQIGTLTETLNTIERAERAGYTAVVSHRSGETEDTTIADLVVAVNAGQIKTGAPARTERVAKYNQLLRIEEELGEIGEYRGLDAFYNLKR